In Actinomycetota bacterium, a genomic segment contains:
- a CDS encoding alpha/beta fold hydrolase, producing the protein MVHEARTGDIAFIAGRWPLDPDLPSVVFIHGSGGSSVLWRAQVEALAGVMNAVALDLPGHGASGGRGMDRVSGYADAVDDLVSSLDIPRPVPCGLSLGGAIALHLLLEKRGRYEAGILVNTGARLRVLPLILETIERDYRAYLDGAPRFSISEKTDPSRITPLMEATAACPPEVTLGDFRACDAFDVMERLGEIEVPVLVLTASEDRMTPPKYGLYLAEHIKRSTLVDVEDAGHLSPMEQPEAVTRAIRDFVLGL; encoded by the coding sequence ATGGTGCACGAGGCGAGGACGGGCGATATCGCCTTTATCGCGGGCCGCTGGCCGCTGGACCCGGATCTTCCCAGCGTGGTCTTCATCCACGGATCGGGCGGGTCGAGCGTCCTATGGCGCGCGCAGGTGGAAGCACTCGCCGGGGTGATGAACGCCGTCGCCCTGGACCTCCCCGGACACGGCGCCAGCGGCGGCCGGGGGATGGACCGCGTGTCCGGCTACGCCGACGCCGTGGATGACCTGGTATCTTCCCTGGACATCCCCCGCCCGGTGCCCTGCGGGCTCAGCCTGGGAGGGGCGATAGCCCTCCACCTACTCCTAGAGAAGCGCGGCCGCTACGAGGCCGGGATACTGGTGAACACAGGCGCGAGGCTGCGGGTTCTCCCGCTCATCCTCGAGACCATCGAGAGGGACTACCGCGCCTACTTGGACGGCGCGCCCAGGTTCAGCATCTCCGAGAAGACCGATCCCTCCCGCATCACGCCCCTCATGGAGGCCACGGCCGCGTGCCCTCCCGAGGTGACCCTGGGCGACTTCCGGGCCTGCGACGCCTTCGACGTCATGGAGCGTCTGGGAGAGATCGAGGTCCCCGTCCTCGTCCTCACCGCCTCGGAAGACAGGATGACTCCCCCGAAGTACGGACTCTACCTTGCCGAGCACATCAAGCGCTCCACCCTGGTGGACGTCGAGGACGCAGGGCACCTATCTCCCATGGAGCAGCCCGAGGCGGTTACGCGGGCGATAAGGGACTTCGTTCTGGGGCTGTAA
- a CDS encoding ABC transporter substrate-binding protein, with protein sequence MTGTDGSRMWRWAAALAPLLLFALLASLFAGCGGKGASTGGGEKRDELVVALGGEREEGYDPTTGWGRYGSPLFQSTLLARDDDLEIVNDLARAYEISEDGLTYTVRIRDDVKFSDGRPLTAEDVVYTYETAAKSGSVVDLNVLEKVVAEDDRTVVFTLKEPMTTFVNLLITMGIVPKHAHGDDYAYNPIGSGPYKMVQWDRGQQMIVEANPLYYGKKPYFKRITFLFLEEDAAFAAARAGEVDMAVVPHTLAANSVPGMRLLRVPSVDNRGICFPCVPAGSSDEEGNPVGNDVTGDMAIRKAVNMAVDRKALVEGVLKGFGSPAYTICDNLPWWNPETVVKDADLEGAKKVLEEGGWKDADGDGIVEKGALKASFTLIYPSSDQTRQSLAMAAADMAKKVGIEMKVEGKSWDDIERLMHSNAVLFGWGSHTPMEMYNVYHGKFRGEGWYNANYYHNPGVDAYMDRALAAGSEEESLEHWKKAQWDGETGLSARGDAPWAWLVNLDHCYFVNEKLDTGKNRIEPHGHGWPITANIVDWRWKD encoded by the coding sequence ATGACCGGGACGGACGGAAGTCGGATGTGGAGGTGGGCGGCGGCGCTGGCTCCGCTGCTGCTCTTCGCCCTGCTGGCTTCGCTCTTCGCCGGCTGTGGCGGGAAAGGCGCCTCCACGGGCGGCGGCGAGAAGCGCGATGAGCTGGTGGTGGCCCTGGGTGGCGAGCGCGAGGAAGGATATGATCCCACCACAGGGTGGGGACGCTACGGGTCGCCCCTCTTCCAGAGCACCCTCCTCGCACGCGACGACGACCTGGAGATCGTGAACGACCTGGCGAGGGCCTACGAGATCAGCGAGGACGGCCTGACCTACACGGTGAGGATCCGGGATGACGTCAAGTTCTCCGACGGGCGGCCTCTTACAGCCGAGGACGTCGTCTACACCTACGAGACCGCGGCGAAGAGCGGCTCGGTGGTGGACCTGAACGTGCTCGAAAAGGTGGTGGCCGAGGACGACCGTACCGTGGTCTTTACCCTCAAGGAGCCCATGACCACCTTCGTGAACCTTCTCATCACCATGGGAATCGTACCCAAGCACGCCCACGGCGACGATTACGCCTACAACCCCATAGGGTCCGGCCCCTACAAGATGGTGCAGTGGGACCGGGGACAGCAGATGATCGTGGAGGCCAACCCCCTGTATTACGGAAAGAAGCCTTACTTCAAACGCATCACCTTCCTGTTCCTGGAAGAGGACGCGGCCTTCGCCGCCGCCCGGGCGGGCGAGGTGGACATGGCCGTCGTCCCCCATACCCTGGCCGCCAACAGCGTCCCGGGCATGAGGCTGCTGAGGGTGCCGAGCGTAGATAACCGCGGCATCTGCTTCCCCTGCGTGCCCGCTGGCTCCAGCGACGAGGAGGGCAACCCGGTGGGGAACGACGTGACCGGCGACATGGCCATCCGCAAGGCCGTCAACATGGCCGTGGACAGAAAGGCCCTGGTGGAAGGGGTTCTCAAGGGCTTCGGCAGCCCGGCCTATACCATCTGCGACAACCTCCCGTGGTGGAACCCGGAGACGGTGGTCAAGGACGCCGACCTAGAGGGCGCGAAGAAGGTCCTCGAGGAGGGAGGCTGGAAGGACGCCGACGGTGACGGCATCGTGGAAAAGGGCGCGCTCAAGGCCAGCTTCACCCTCATCTATCCTTCCTCCGACCAGACGCGCCAGTCCCTGGCCATGGCGGCCGCGGACATGGCGAAGAAGGTGGGCATCGAGATGAAGGTGGAGGGCAAGAGCTGGGACGACATCGAGCGCCTCATGCACTCCAACGCCGTCCTCTTCGGCTGGGGCAGCCACACCCCCATGGAGATGTACAACGTCTATCACGGCAAGTTCCGCGGTGAAGGGTGGTACAACGCCAATTATTACCATAACCCCGGCGTGGACGCCTACATGGACCGGGCGCTGGCGGCGGGGAGCGAGGAGGAGTCCCTGGAGCACTGGAAGAAGGCGCAGTGGGACGGCGAGACCGGCCTCTCGGCGCGGGGCGACGCGCCCTGGGCCTGGCTGGTGAACCTCGACCACTGCTACTTCGTCAACGAGAAGTTGGACACGGGGAAGAACCGCATCGAGCCTCACGGACACGGCTGGCCCATCACCGCAAACATAGTGGACTGGCGCTGGAAGGATTAG
- a CDS encoding ABC transporter permease, with amino-acid sequence MFAGRALRLVTLLVALVLFSWLLMSRSPIDPVQAYVGADMNLVSQEQRQQIEEYWGLNDPLPTRMARWFSAIMHGDFGTSMIYRRPVLDVIRERFAASLLLMMTAWALSGAIGMLLGLLAGARSGGMLDRGVRWYCFVIASTPAFWLAILVLMVFAVWLGWAPVGLAVPIGVEASRVSLFSRLHHLILPALTLSMLGVANITLFTRQKVVEALNSEYALFARAKGESERSIVLRHVPRNVALPAVTLLFASFSELFGGSVLVETVFTYPGLGQATVQSALRGDVPLLLGTVIFGALFVFAGNLLADAVYLLIDPRIRELRRVETRELSYEHAE; translated from the coding sequence ATGTTCGCCGGGCGCGCCCTGCGCCTCGTCACGCTGCTCGTCGCCTTGGTGCTGTTCTCCTGGCTGCTGATGAGCCGTTCCCCCATCGACCCGGTACAGGCCTATGTGGGGGCGGACATGAACCTGGTGAGCCAGGAGCAGAGGCAGCAGATCGAGGAGTACTGGGGGCTCAACGACCCCCTCCCCACACGCATGGCGCGCTGGTTCTCGGCCATCATGCACGGGGACTTCGGGACCTCCATGATCTACCGCCGTCCGGTGCTGGACGTTATCCGCGAGCGTTTCGCGGCCTCGCTGCTGCTCATGATGACCGCCTGGGCCTTGTCGGGGGCGATCGGCATGCTCTTGGGCCTGCTGGCGGGGGCAAGGAGCGGCGGCATGCTGGACCGCGGCGTGCGCTGGTACTGCTTCGTCATCGCCTCCACCCCCGCCTTCTGGCTGGCCATCCTCGTGCTCATGGTCTTCGCCGTATGGCTGGGTTGGGCGCCCGTCGGCCTGGCGGTCCCCATAGGGGTGGAGGCCTCGCGGGTGTCCCTCTTCAGCCGTCTGCACCACCTCATCCTGCCCGCCCTCACCCTGAGCATGCTGGGGGTGGCGAATATCACCCTCTTCACCCGGCAGAAGGTGGTTGAGGCCCTGAACAGCGAATACGCGCTTTTCGCGCGCGCCAAAGGGGAGAGCGAACGTTCGATCGTGCTGCGCCACGTGCCCCGCAATGTGGCACTTCCCGCCGTAACCCTGCTCTTCGCCTCCTTCTCGGAGCTCTTTGGCGGCTCGGTGCTGGTGGAGACGGTCTTCACCTACCCCGGCTTGGGACAGGCGACGGTGCAGTCGGCGCTGCGCGGGGACGTGCCTCTGCTGCTGGGGACGGTGATCTTCGGGGCGCTGTTCGTGTTCGCCGGCAACCTCCTGGCGGACGCCGTCTACCTGTTGATCGACCCCAGGATACGCGAGCTGAGACGCGTGGAGACCAGGGAGCTCTCCTATGAGCACGCGGAATAG
- a CDS encoding ABC transporter permease, producing the protein MLLGTFLLAAVIALVVISSFAISDARLDTDLDARDIPPSLSHPFGTDWLGRDMLVRTVKGLTLSLGVGFFASGFSVAIALALGLLAASGVRAADTAVSWLVDFFLGLPHLVFLILIAFVLGGGVPGVVIGVALTHWPSLARVVRAEVIQLRAAEYIQASPHFGRSRWWMARKHFLPHLVPQLIVGFVLLVPHAILHEASITFLGFGLAPHRPAVGIILSESMRYLSAGKWWLAFMPGLSLVVLVGVIFALGDNLRALLDPHTAHE; encoded by the coding sequence ATGCTGCTGGGCACCTTCCTCCTCGCCGCCGTGATCGCCCTGGTGGTGATCTCCAGTTTCGCCATCAGCGACGCGCGCCTGGACACCGACCTGGATGCGCGGGACATCCCTCCCTCCCTGAGCCACCCCTTCGGCACAGACTGGCTGGGAAGAGACATGCTGGTGCGCACGGTGAAGGGCTTGACCTTAAGCCTGGGGGTGGGCTTTTTCGCCTCCGGATTCAGCGTGGCCATCGCTCTGGCGCTGGGGCTGCTCGCGGCTTCGGGGGTGAGGGCGGCGGACACGGCGGTCTCGTGGCTGGTGGACTTCTTCCTCGGCCTGCCCCACCTGGTGTTCCTCATCCTCATCGCCTTCGTCCTGGGGGGCGGTGTCCCGGGGGTGGTGATCGGAGTGGCGCTCACCCACTGGCCGAGCCTGGCGCGAGTGGTGCGCGCGGAGGTGATACAGCTGCGCGCGGCGGAGTACATCCAAGCCTCGCCGCACTTCGGGCGATCGAGGTGGTGGATGGCCAGGAAGCACTTCCTGCCCCACCTGGTGCCGCAGCTCATCGTGGGCTTCGTGTTGCTCGTGCCCCACGCCATACTTCACGAGGCCTCCATAACCTTCCTGGGGTTCGGGCTTGCCCCGCACCGCCCGGCCGTAGGGATCATCCTCTCCGAGTCCATGCGTTACCTCTCGGCGGGAAAGTGGTGGCTGGCCTTCATGCCCGGACTCTCGCTGGTGGTGCTGGTGGGGGTCATCTTCGCGCTGGGCGACAACCTGCGCGCCCTGCTTGACCCCCACACCGCGCATGAATGA
- a CDS encoding ABC transporter ATP-binding protein encodes MERALSVDGQETYTGSRKAGPESRERGKGRSPRERPSLLEVRELAVSFVQYSRGLRQRTVSPIVDLNLVVDRGEVVAVVGESGSGKSLLAHSILGILPTNARVSGEIVFHGKPLTMERIRELRGKEIAFVPQSVQFLNPLMRVGAQVPVRGKDRREREEGLRAAFERYRLPAGTQRKFPFQLSGGMARRVLVASATVGGARLIVADEPTPGLDERAAGEALGHLRELADEGRAVMLITHDLEQALGMSDRVAVFYAGTTLEEARASEFHGKGTELRHPYTRALWMALPSNGFDAVPGNQPTPDRLPAGCLYSPRCEMATEVCFIERPAKRELRGGWVRCHHAA; translated from the coding sequence ATGGAACGGGCGCTGTCGGTTGACGGTCAGGAGACATATACAGGGTCGCGGAAAGCCGGCCCGGAATCCCGCGAGCGCGGGAAGGGCCGATCTCCACGCGAGAGACCTTCTCTCCTGGAGGTGAGGGAGCTCGCCGTCTCCTTCGTGCAGTACTCCAGAGGCCTGCGCCAGAGAACGGTATCCCCCATTGTGGACCTCAACCTCGTCGTGGATCGGGGAGAGGTGGTGGCGGTGGTGGGCGAGAGCGGTTCCGGCAAGAGCCTCCTCGCCCACTCCATCCTGGGCATCCTGCCCACCAACGCCCGCGTGAGCGGGGAGATCGTTTTCCACGGCAAGCCCCTCACCATGGAGAGGATAAGGGAGCTCCGGGGAAAAGAGATCGCCTTCGTGCCCCAGTCGGTGCAGTTCCTCAATCCCCTCATGCGCGTGGGGGCGCAGGTCCCCGTGAGGGGTAAGGACAGGCGCGAGCGTGAGGAGGGCCTGCGCGCCGCCTTCGAGCGCTACCGGCTACCCGCGGGGACGCAGAGGAAGTTCCCCTTTCAGCTCTCGGGGGGGATGGCGAGGCGCGTGCTGGTGGCCTCGGCCACCGTGGGCGGCGCCCGCCTCATCGTCGCCGACGAGCCCACTCCGGGGCTGGACGAGAGAGCGGCCGGGGAGGCCTTGGGGCACCTGCGTGAGCTGGCCGATGAGGGGCGGGCGGTGATGCTCATCACCCACGACCTGGAACAGGCGCTGGGCATGTCCGACCGCGTGGCCGTGTTCTACGCCGGGACCACCCTGGAGGAAGCACGTGCGAGCGAATTCCATGGGAAGGGAACGGAACTGAGACACCCCTATACCCGGGCCTTGTGGATGGCTCTGCCCTCGAACGGCTTTGATGCCGTGCCCGGCAACCAGCCCACGCCGGACAGGCTTCCCGCAGGATGCCTCTATTCTCCGCGTTGCGAGATGGCGACGGAAGTCTGTTTCATCGAGAGGCCGGCCAAGCGTGAACTGCGCGGTGGATGGGTGAGGTGCCACCATGCCGCTTGA
- a CDS encoding ATP-binding cassette domain-containing protein, translating to MPLEARKVSYRYGRGDWVLRGASLSVSPGEVVGLRGESGSGKTTFARIIAGYLHPQEGAVLLDGKPLPRGCYNPVQLMHQHPERAVNPRWRMRDTLNEAWEVDEVTLEELGVETSWLGRWPNELSGGELQRICLARALGPETRFLIADEITTMLDAVTQAQIWRAILARVKERGLGVLAVSHDASLLERVADRVVVVEEMMVQPTETRPGDAGERLSAG from the coding sequence ATGCCGCTTGAAGCCAGGAAGGTCTCGTACCGCTACGGGCGCGGGGATTGGGTGCTGCGCGGGGCCTCGCTCTCCGTGTCTCCGGGCGAGGTGGTGGGGCTGAGGGGCGAGAGCGGGTCGGGAAAGACCACCTTCGCGCGCATCATCGCCGGGTATCTACATCCCCAGGAGGGAGCGGTTCTGCTCGACGGGAAGCCGTTGCCTCGCGGCTGCTACAACCCCGTGCAGCTCATGCACCAGCATCCCGAAAGGGCGGTCAACCCCCGCTGGCGCATGCGCGATACCCTCAATGAGGCGTGGGAGGTGGACGAGGTCACCCTCGAGGAGCTGGGCGTCGAGACCTCCTGGCTCGGGCGCTGGCCCAACGAGCTTTCAGGAGGGGAGCTGCAGAGGATATGCCTGGCGCGTGCCCTGGGCCCGGAGACGCGCTTCCTCATCGCCGACGAGATCACCACCATGCTGGACGCCGTGACCCAGGCCCAGATCTGGAGGGCCATACTGGCGAGGGTGAAGGAGAGGGGGTTGGGGGTGCTGGCGGTGAGCCACGACGCTTCCCTCCTGGAGCGGGTGGCGGACCGTGTGGTGGTTGTGGAGGAGATGATGGTGCAGCCCACCGAGACTCGGCCTGGCGATGCGGGCGAACGGCTTTCGGCTGGTTAA